A region of Roseobacter litoralis Och 149 DNA encodes the following proteins:
- a CDS encoding sugar-binding transcriptional regulator — protein sequence MEGETQSKVAALLGINRITVTRLLSEARRRGEATIQIKGELASLVSLQRDLETRFGLERAIVAPLSDAKADPTPVIAAAAGVHISSLMRAGLTIGVGWGRTLHESLPHIEGRNLRDVRVVSLLGGIMEARRFNPSEFAWRFAELFEADGYLVPAPALVDSAEARDVLLQQSGLDHVFKMAQSGEIAVFGAGGISETSTTYQQGHLSEKERKSLTKAGAVGDVLYNFIDADGRRVEHPINNRVISISLDKLAHVPKRILVSGGSNKITVIRAALNALAPTTLVTDEITARTLVDSAP from the coding sequence ATGGAAGGGGAGACCCAAAGCAAGGTCGCTGCCCTCCTTGGGATCAATCGCATCACAGTGACGCGCCTGCTCTCTGAGGCACGGCGACGTGGGGAAGCGACAATCCAGATCAAAGGTGAACTTGCGTCCTTGGTGTCGCTGCAGCGCGATCTGGAAACCCGGTTTGGGTTGGAGCGGGCGATTGTCGCTCCTTTGTCGGATGCAAAAGCTGATCCAACCCCCGTGATTGCAGCAGCAGCAGGGGTGCATATTTCATCGCTGATGCGCGCGGGGCTGACCATCGGGGTTGGCTGGGGCCGGACCTTGCACGAAAGCCTGCCGCATATCGAAGGGCGCAATCTGAGGGATGTGCGTGTGGTTTCGCTGCTTGGTGGGATCATGGAGGCGCGGCGTTTCAACCCGTCAGAATTTGCCTGGCGTTTTGCCGAGCTTTTTGAGGCAGACGGATACCTTGTTCCTGCACCTGCCTTGGTGGACAGCGCCGAAGCGCGCGATGTCTTGCTGCAGCAAAGCGGTTTGGATCATGTTTTCAAAATGGCACAGTCAGGAGAAATCGCAGTTTTCGGCGCTGGTGGCATTTCGGAAACATCGACAACGTATCAGCAGGGTCATCTCTCCGAAAAAGAGCGTAAATCACTGACCAAAGCTGGTGCGGTCGGTGATGTATTGTACAATTTCATCGATGCAGACGGACGGCGGGTTGAACATCCGATCAATAACCGCGTGATCTCAATTTCGTTGGACAAGCTGGCCCATGTTCCCAAACGCATTCTGGTGTCCGGGGGAAGCAACAAGATCACCGTTATCCGCGCGGCGCTGAATGCGCTGGCCCCGACGACCTTGGTGACAGACGAGATTACAGCGCGGACACTGGTTGACTCAGCGCCCTAG
- a CDS encoding HAD family phosphatase has product MNSAAIDKLTETSLPTRKSVRQLRWFETSFRAQMAAVSAQTGQHYDLSDQRLIDTFLSWHHAFDSQKPASRMVRRAYVSFAAGMMFYELLHKRPVSVRTGSAPAEAKTPALMHPEAYLYASYCHVIRQAILGEDFWLDTNAPDRMDEIAIWQTFSKETTQDRAAAIAFLDLFTNGSRTWAIPKMTHSQGGFGNRLWDLAARQSDADVPTRVDIPKGAALRNISDTARLGQIQLSAATKLVLIAFEGVAAQTDLIDSEELSALLNDYGVPLTPQETRDRFSGQPLSSALTYIAERTGKLCPKDFLEKLDQRLVDRDTVDLALTPGFELFLGRLKTANLDVAIVSHGRHRRVDAAQNLPALSGLESAGPIHYLDPANRVGNGLRSTIRARGHAPETAILIDASSTGVGMAKNLSMPVFGFVDKTRIVDRNMLICAGAQAVLVDFEELTLGR; this is encoded by the coding sequence TGATAAACTGACAGAAACCTCTCTGCCGACCCGCAAATCCGTGCGCCAGCTTCGTTGGTTCGAAACGTCTTTTCGTGCGCAGATGGCCGCCGTTTCGGCGCAAACCGGACAGCACTACGACCTGAGTGACCAGCGTCTGATAGACACGTTTTTATCTTGGCACCATGCGTTTGACAGCCAGAAACCGGCCTCGCGGATGGTCCGCCGCGCCTATGTCAGTTTTGCCGCTGGTATGATGTTTTACGAACTTTTGCACAAACGACCTGTGTCGGTGCGGACTGGATCAGCACCCGCAGAAGCAAAAACCCCCGCCTTGATGCATCCTGAGGCCTATCTATATGCCTCCTATTGCCATGTGATCCGGCAAGCCATTCTTGGAGAAGACTTCTGGCTTGATACAAACGCGCCGGATCGAATGGATGAAATCGCTATATGGCAGACCTTTTCAAAGGAAACTACGCAGGACCGAGCTGCCGCAATTGCGTTTCTAGACCTTTTTACAAACGGAAGCAGGACATGGGCCATTCCCAAAATGACGCATTCACAGGGTGGTTTTGGTAATCGGCTCTGGGACCTTGCCGCACGACAAAGCGATGCGGATGTGCCAACGCGTGTTGACATACCGAAGGGAGCAGCCCTGCGGAACATCTCTGATACCGCGCGTTTGGGCCAGATACAGCTTTCTGCTGCCACAAAGCTGGTTTTGATCGCATTCGAGGGGGTCGCAGCACAAACGGACTTGATCGACAGTGAAGAACTGTCTGCCTTGCTCAACGACTATGGTGTGCCGCTGACGCCTCAAGAAACCCGTGATCGTTTTTCCGGCCAACCATTATCATCGGCGCTGACCTATATTGCGGAACGCACCGGGAAATTGTGCCCCAAAGATTTTCTGGAAAAGCTCGACCAGCGTCTGGTTGATCGCGACACGGTCGACCTGGCGCTCACACCCGGTTTTGAACTGTTCCTGGGGCGCCTAAAAACCGCGAACCTTGATGTCGCCATCGTGTCTCATGGTCGGCACCGCCGCGTCGACGCAGCCCAGAACCTGCCCGCCCTCTCGGGGTTAGAATCTGCCGGGCCAATTCATTATCTTGATCCCGCGAACAGGGTCGGAAACGGACTGCGATCGACAATTCGCGCCCGCGGCCATGCCCCTGAAACGGCGATCCTGATCGACGCAAGCAGCACCGGTGTTGGGATGGCAAAAAACTTGTCGATGCCAGTTTTCGGTTTTGTCGATAAGACCCGGATAGTTGATCGCAACATGCTGATTTGTGCAGGGGCTCAAGCGGTTCTGGTTGACTTCGAAGAGTTGACCCTAGGGCGCTGA